In one Dermacentor variabilis isolate Ectoservices chromosome 4, ASM5094787v1, whole genome shotgun sequence genomic region, the following are encoded:
- the LOC142579372 gene encoding alpha-tocopherol transfer protein-like, translating to MAHEKTGVAVEALARRKCSKDLAQEDVVETPEVREKALKRLHDLISGERHLHYNPDDEVLLKFLRAKKFNADRTFNSVKNFFKVRRENPGMLDDLRPSRIPFDSVCRKHGLVTLSRKRDPDGWAALIFRFGAWNTDICSLNEYFRVCVVHALHIIIQEPSQAKGVVVVLDLKGLGPYHFAHYTPSNMRKFFTLVQDCFPLRIKGVYIINSPLIFQFFFAIAKRLMKAKLLQRTCFIGDDLDKLKSLVPNDVIPEELGGTNESYDYDVMEEDLRREEEFFQNVNSYGYRKKSKT from the exons ATGGCACACGAAAAGACGGGCGTAGCAGTTGAAGCACTAGCCCGGCGGAAGTGTTCGAAAGATCTCGCCCAAGAAGATGTGGTGGAAACGCCTGAAGTGAGAGAGAAAGCTCTGAAACGATTACACGACCTCATTTCAG GTGAACGACATCTCCACTACAACCCCGACGATGAAGTCCTCCTGAAGTTCCTGCGAGCTAAGAAGTTCAACGCGGACCGCACTTTCAATTCTGTCAAGAACTTCTTCAAGGTCCGTCGAGAAAATCCAGGAATGCTCGACGACCTGAGGCCAAGCCGCATTCCTTTCGATAGCGTCTGTCGAAAGCATGGTCTGGTGACGCTGTCTCGCAAGAGAGATCCCGACGGATGGGCCGCCTTGATATTCCGATTCG GAGCCTGGAACACAGATATCTGTTCGCTAAACGAATACTTCAGAGTATGCGTAGTGCATGCCCTGCACATTATCATTCAGGAACCGTCCCAAGCCAAGGGCGTCGTGGTTGTGCTAGACCTGAAGGGCCTCGGCCCCTACCATTTCGCTCACTACACGCCTTCTAACATGAGAAAGTTCTTCACTCTTGTGCAG GACTGCTTTCCCCTGCGAATCAAAGGAGTTTACATCATAAACAGTCCTCTGATATTTCAATTCTTCTTCGCTATCGCCAAGCGTCTCATGaaggcgaagctgttgcaaagg ACCTGCTTTATTGGCGACGACCTCGACAAACTGAAGAGCCTCGTGCCTAATGACGTCATTCCAGAGGAGCTTGGAGGAACGAACGAGAGCTACGACTACGACGTGATGGAGGAGGATCTGCGGCGAGAAGAGGAATTTTTCCAGAATGTGAACTCTTACGGGTATCGCAAGAAGTCAAAAACTTGA